AGTTGCACGTAGAAAAACTCGGCGAAATTAAGTCACTCCAGGTATTATCAGAAGTTCTCTCGGATTAGCAAATCTCGGATTAATAAATCTCGGATTAGCAAATTGGTGCGGGTTAAGTAAATTTTTAAAAAATTAAAATTCTGAATGCTGTAATCGCCTTTTTATAATCAAAAAAGCGCCACCTTTCGGTAACGCTTTTTATGATTAATAGTAAAATTTAAAAAATTACTTTATATCCAATACGGTAATCTCATACATAATCACATCGGTACCGTATGCTAAATGCGAAGGAAGAATTAAAGTAGCTTTTTCTCCTTTGTTCATTAAAGTAGCGCCTTCATTCAAACCGGCAAGTCTACCTGCACCCACTACAAAAGTAGATGGTATTCCGGAGTCGTAAGTAGATTCCATTTTCTGACCATTTACTAAATACCGGCCAATGTAGTGCATGGTAATAGTATTCCCTTTTTGGGCTTTATCCCCCGAACCAGGCTGACCCGGCAGGTAATATAACCCTGTAGTGGATTTAGTGAAATTGGTTATTTTATTATCAGCCAGGTATTTTTGGATGAACGCATCATCAGCTTCCCGTTGCCGGTTAGCGTATTGCTGATACGGATCTTCGCTTTTACAGCCCGCAAAGC
The sequence above is a segment of the Adhaeribacter swui genome. Coding sequences within it:
- a CDS encoding FKBP-type peptidyl-prolyl cis-trans isomerase is translated as MLQPFKMARFSLILSLLLVLGFAGCKSEDPYQQYANRQREADDAFIQKYLADNKITNFTKSTTGLYYLPGQPGSGDKAQKGNTITMHYIGRYLVNGQKMESTYDSGIPSTFVVGAGRLAGLNEGATLMNKGEKATLILPSHLAYGTDVIMYEITVLDIK